The Armatimonadota bacterium genome has a window encoding:
- a CDS encoding cupin domain-containing protein — protein sequence MDYTYINELAARVQIPENGIISTTISADDKFKVMLFGFDTGQELSEHTASVPALIQIVSGNADLTLGGDPHPGPAGSWAHMPANLAHSVLAKEPTVMLLIMAVK from the coding sequence ATGGATTACACGTACATCAACGAACTGGCGGCAAGGGTGCAGATTCCCGAGAATGGCATCATCAGCACCACGATCAGCGCGGACGACAAGTTCAAGGTCATGCTGTTCGGCTTCGATACCGGCCAGGAGCTCTCCGAGCACACGGCATCGGTGCCCGCCCTGATACAGATCGTCAGCGGCAACGCCGACCTCACGCTGGGCGGAGACCCCCACCCCGGCCCGGCCGGAAGCTGGGCGCACATGCCCGCCAATCTGGCGCACAGTGTCCTCGCGAAGGAACCGACCGTAATGCTGCTGATCATGGCAGTGAAATAG
- a CDS encoding fibronectin type III domain-containing protein: protein MSKLFTSLRVTLMAFAAFGFLAVVSPGRAAVMTWNVNVTFNGSTYDVSYNLLTDVTDMTVRIYTSATTPVLVKTLNATSNPAITSAQWTAGAHSVALANQVIWNGDKDSGGPAPGGQYFAQITTKGDPVTTMAQIVDPVVGSASTDGRWSYNGSANILSSSLYHNLIYWPTMATSGTNARDGIYVYKPDMSNALVGSSHIYAAGVDNTTQGFSTSTSVLRDGTVAVAGSGLKSGAAGTGGVIEVLNGNASQANTIAQNVAAEFGGAPTNNVYARGSIGFGTSTDAEFFYVSASPRNGFSISTSPDARSDIMYVRFGSTPVAPVTIIPLASLAANCNLIRSIAINRAEDTIWLGGQSSTTALYVQKFVRAAGQPVSDPASWSSAGGFSVSAPTTFTGNTGTNAWVALSPDETILWVSCNNLGANTGSGDGVIKGVNPSTGADIAGQSVASSATTGTGTKPSLNHWPEAIATTGTFDGTTYYNGNIAYATYAGTTSTTARRVGLVAPVDNGSTDITRGPDFSVVTATKVTLLTGPTAAVTYHGATVTWTTDIQSDSILEYGPTSGAYTMVSMPDPVTNHSVTVDNLEQNTLYYYRVTSNAGTLTPAVSAEKTFTTTPLTISDVTAAATDNGVNVTWTTNEPATTLLHYGTASGSLTKQIESTALTTSHTATVAGYKPGTVLYYRPESGYYLTPPLFSVPPSPTLDVEGHVTVPASVIFSNLKINAGADSATISFDTNIAATATMVWGVTTTPTTPVDDTGTATSHTYLITGLAPGTTYYYIPTLAPADASLPARTLPVSAFVTNVLGGAAASVTHASPGDVALSLRANLEAPATGSLFRLAMQGVPAAPVAGPDLPAARHHEGVVVYNGYMYVIGGRSGGGTYYGNVWYNNIDSTGAIGGNGTDTPNPWVTGGTSANSFTGGPNDLPAPRAQINNMCFGYNGFIYVVAGVDVSVATINTVWYAKQNADGSLSLPPGATAVAAGFPWAAATPLPSSKSLGSARVVDGWVLVSGGTIAPTSNANYMARIKPDGSLGTWYVARPINSTHTYQRTIVNNHTVYSVGGQINPGTELTNTEDITSVQPDRDLTPWVRLTNDPAYAASVMDNPGDLPEYSGHWGMAADLVRGKILSVAGRLNTDPNNRNNPATLSAGISYTKLDASGMPGAWVDATAQDFSIVYPQAVIDLDGQAWNGSLYTAGGRITTALGAQALTARIPMVDDGANRVYSGTAESQMIDLGSLTNLKHFTVAGTNVSPGTVEARYRFANTEGNFTDWITPSSLDADISGGARWFQYELVLKGDGTGTPAVSSVTLTTGSFGSAAFTVQPGGASPGLPFAVQPVVTVQDSSGVVLSGYTGPVTIALKPGTGTAGAILSGTLTVNAVAGVATFTDLAIDLAGNGYILTATAGALTLDSAAFSVAPSLYVLADVVSALRVAGGLEPAGSQFSRLNVVTGDTPEVIDIRDALRIARKVKGKDINP from the coding sequence ATGTCGAAGCTTTTCACGAGTCTGCGCGTGACGCTGATGGCTTTCGCGGCCTTCGGCTTCCTGGCTGTGGTCTCGCCGGGACGCGCTGCGGTGATGACGTGGAACGTGAACGTGACGTTCAACGGTTCCACCTACGACGTTTCTTACAACCTGTTGACGGACGTGACGGACATGACGGTCCGCATTTACACTTCCGCAACCACGCCCGTGCTTGTCAAGACCCTCAATGCCACATCGAACCCCGCGATCACGTCCGCTCAGTGGACCGCGGGCGCTCACAGCGTGGCCCTGGCCAATCAGGTCATATGGAACGGCGACAAGGACTCCGGTGGACCGGCTCCGGGCGGCCAGTATTTCGCCCAGATCACGACCAAAGGCGATCCCGTCACCACGATGGCGCAGATTGTAGACCCAGTTGTGGGTTCCGCCAGCACCGATGGGCGCTGGTCATACAACGGCTCCGCCAACATTCTCAGCAGCAGCTTGTACCACAACCTGATTTACTGGCCAACGATGGCCACGAGCGGCACGAACGCTCGTGACGGCATTTACGTGTATAAGCCGGACATGTCCAATGCTCTGGTGGGTTCGTCGCACATCTATGCCGCCGGCGTTGACAACACCACCCAGGGATTCTCCACCTCTACATCTGTCCTCCGCGATGGCACGGTCGCCGTGGCAGGCTCCGGACTGAAGAGCGGCGCGGCCGGGACCGGAGGTGTCATCGAGGTATTGAACGGCAACGCAAGCCAGGCGAATACGATTGCCCAGAACGTGGCGGCGGAGTTTGGCGGCGCTCCAACCAACAACGTATACGCGCGTGGCTCAATCGGATTCGGCACCAGCACCGATGCCGAATTCTTCTATGTCTCCGCGTCGCCTCGAAACGGATTTTCCATCTCCACAAGCCCAGACGCCCGGTCCGATATCATGTACGTCCGGTTCGGTTCAACGCCCGTGGCGCCGGTCACAATCATCCCGCTGGCAAGCCTCGCCGCGAACTGCAACCTCATACGCTCCATCGCGATCAACCGGGCAGAGGACACGATCTGGCTCGGTGGACAGTCCAGCACGACAGCGCTTTACGTCCAGAAGTTCGTCCGCGCGGCGGGGCAGCCGGTCAGCGACCCGGCATCCTGGTCTTCAGCGGGCGGGTTCAGCGTCTCCGCTCCCACCACATTCACCGGCAATACAGGCACGAACGCCTGGGTGGCGCTTTCACCGGACGAAACTATCCTCTGGGTGTCCTGCAATAACCTGGGGGCCAATACCGGCTCCGGCGATGGCGTCATCAAGGGTGTAAACCCGTCCACCGGCGCCGATATCGCCGGCCAATCGGTAGCGTCCAGCGCCACGACAGGCACTGGAACCAAACCGTCGCTGAATCACTGGCCGGAAGCGATCGCCACAACGGGCACCTTCGATGGAACAACCTATTACAACGGCAACATCGCCTACGCGACCTATGCCGGCACAACCAGCACCACGGCGCGCCGGGTTGGCCTCGTCGCTCCCGTGGATAACGGCAGCACCGACATCACCCGCGGCCCGGACTTCAGTGTTGTCACCGCGACCAAAGTGACGCTGCTCACCGGTCCAACCGCCGCGGTCACATACCATGGCGCGACCGTCACGTGGACGACGGATATCCAGTCCGACTCCATCCTGGAATACGGCCCCACGTCCGGCGCGTACACGATGGTGTCCATGCCGGATCCGGTGACCAACCACTCCGTGACGGTTGACAATCTCGAACAGAACACCTTGTACTACTACCGTGTTACGTCCAATGCGGGGACGCTGACTCCGGCGGTGAGCGCGGAAAAGACGTTCACCACAACGCCGTTAACGATCTCGGATGTAACCGCCGCCGCAACGGACAACGGCGTAAACGTGACTTGGACCACCAACGAACCGGCAACCACGCTTCTCCACTACGGAACCGCGAGCGGCAGCCTGACCAAACAGATCGAATCCACCGCGCTGACCACGAGCCATACCGCCACAGTCGCCGGATACAAACCCGGCACGGTTCTGTATTACCGGCCCGAATCCGGATACTATCTCACGCCTCCGCTGTTCTCCGTGCCGCCGTCCCCGACTCTGGACGTTGAAGGCCACGTAACGGTTCCGGCCAGCGTCATCTTCTCCAACCTGAAGATCAACGCGGGCGCCGATTCCGCCACGATATCCTTCGACACCAATATCGCCGCCACGGCGACGATGGTCTGGGGCGTCACCACGACGCCCACTACGCCGGTCGATGACACCGGAACCGCGACTTCGCACACGTATCTGATCACCGGCCTGGCGCCCGGAACGACTTACTACTACATCCCGACGCTCGCCCCGGCCGACGCCAGCCTGCCGGCCCGCACACTGCCGGTTTCAGCCTTCGTGACCAACGTTCTCGGCGGCGCGGCGGCCAGCGTAACCCATGCCAGCCCGGGTGACGTTGCGCTTTCGCTGCGCGCGAATCTCGAAGCGCCGGCCACCGGCAGCCTGTTCAGATTGGCGATGCAGGGCGTGCCCGCCGCGCCCGTCGCCGGACCTGACCTGCCGGCGGCCCGCCATCACGAGGGCGTGGTCGTCTACAACGGATACATGTACGTGATCGGCGGACGCAGCGGCGGTGGAACGTACTACGGCAATGTCTGGTACAACAACATCGACTCCACCGGCGCTATCGGCGGCAACGGAACCGACACGCCGAACCCGTGGGTAACCGGCGGAACCTCCGCCAACTCCTTCACCGGCGGTCCGAATGACCTCCCCGCGCCGCGCGCGCAGATCAACAACATGTGCTTCGGATACAACGGATTCATTTACGTCGTCGCCGGCGTGGACGTGTCCGTGGCGACCATCAACACCGTGTGGTACGCGAAACAGAACGCGGACGGGTCGCTTTCGCTGCCTCCGGGCGCCACCGCCGTTGCGGCCGGCTTCCCTTGGGCGGCCGCAACACCTCTCCCCTCCAGCAAGTCGCTGGGCAGCGCCCGCGTGGTGGATGGATGGGTGCTGGTGAGCGGCGGCACGATCGCGCCAACTTCCAACGCGAACTACATGGCACGAATCAAGCCGGACGGCTCGCTCGGCACGTGGTACGTTGCGCGGCCGATCAACTCGACCCATACATACCAGCGCACCATCGTCAACAACCACACCGTCTACTCGGTCGGTGGCCAGATAAACCCCGGCACGGAACTCACAAACACCGAAGACATCACTTCCGTCCAGCCGGACCGCGACCTTACCCCCTGGGTTCGGTTGACGAATGACCCCGCCTACGCCGCATCCGTGATGGACAATCCCGGCGATCTCCCCGAATACAGCGGGCACTGGGGAATGGCCGCCGACCTCGTTCGCGGCAAGATTCTCTCGGTTGCCGGGCGCCTGAACACCGATCCGAACAACCGCAACAACCCGGCGACGCTGTCCGCCGGCATTTCCTATACCAAACTCGATGCCTCCGGCATGCCGGGCGCGTGGGTTGACGCCACCGCCCAGGACTTCTCCATCGTGTACCCGCAGGCCGTGATAGACCTGGATGGCCAGGCGTGGAACGGCAGCCTGTATACCGCGGGAGGCCGCATCACCACCGCTCTCGGTGCGCAGGCGCTCACCGCCCGAATTCCGATGGTGGACGATGGCGCAAACCGCGTCTACTCGGGGACCGCTGAGTCCCAGATGATCGATCTGGGTTCACTGACCAACCTCAAACACTTCACAGTGGCGGGAACGAACGTGTCGCCCGGCACAGTAGAGGCTCGATATCGATTCGCCAACACGGAAGGCAACTTCACGGACTGGATCACACCCAGCAGCCTCGACGCCGACATCAGCGGAGGCGCCCGGTGGTTCCAGTACGAGCTGGTCCTCAAGGGCGATGGAACCGGAACGCCGGCCGTCTCCAGCGTCACTCTCACCACCGGTTCATTCGGCTCCGCCGCGTTCACAGTTCAGCCGGGCGGGGCCTCGCCGGGGCTGCCGTT
- a CDS encoding YwiC-like family protein yields MTGVTRLKSAPTEGVSATLTGRIGAPPIPHEHGAWVMLLLPMLTAFAVARPSGWPQVLLLTAAVTAAYLARHPADLLLRGKGQRGSAFWMTAYGAIAVATAVPLIVFWHGAALLGVMCIAGLLFGLHAVLLGLPSKRRWDRSVFGEMLAVVGLTLSAPAALVVARGTFTPEAWVLWAAFALFFAGGVLHVKTLLGGARHKGALDLPVRWRLGRASALYHATLLILAPAMAAQVGLSMAMVTIAVVPVSLRALWAVGRLSRRLPPLKWVGALESVYALWFAAWFGAAMLSR; encoded by the coding sequence ATGACCGGGGTCACCCGCCTGAAGTCCGCTCCGACGGAAGGGGTATCGGCGACGCTCACAGGGCGCATTGGTGCGCCGCCGATACCCCACGAACACGGCGCGTGGGTGATGCTGCTGCTGCCGATGCTTACCGCGTTCGCGGTCGCGCGCCCCTCGGGCTGGCCACAGGTGCTGCTTCTCACCGCGGCAGTGACGGCGGCCTATCTCGCCAGGCACCCCGCCGATCTGCTTCTACGCGGCAAGGGGCAACGCGGATCAGCATTCTGGATGACCGCCTACGGCGCGATTGCGGTGGCGACGGCGGTCCCGTTGATCGTTTTCTGGCACGGAGCGGCCCTGCTGGGCGTAATGTGCATCGCCGGGTTATTATTCGGCCTCCATGCTGTGCTCCTGGGCCTGCCCTCGAAGCGCCGATGGGACCGCTCGGTCTTCGGCGAAATGCTGGCCGTCGTCGGCCTCACCCTCAGCGCTCCCGCGGCACTCGTCGTCGCGCGCGGGACCTTCACGCCCGAGGCCTGGGTCCTCTGGGCCGCGTTCGCGCTTTTCTTTGCGGGTGGCGTACTCCATGTGAAGACGCTGCTCGGCGGAGCCAGGCACAAAGGCGCGCTCGATTTGCCGGTTCGCTGGCGGCTGGGGCGGGCCAGCGCATTGTATCACGCGACGCTGCTGATCCTGGCGCCGGCAATGGCCGCCCAGGTTGGTTTGAGTATGGCGATGGTGACCATTGCTGTTGTGCCCGTATCGCTACGAGCGCTCTGGGCCGTTGGCCGGCTGAGTCGCCGCTTACCTCCCCTCAAGTGGGTGGGCGCTTTGGAGTCCGTTTACGCTCTGTGGTTCGCCGCCTGGTTTGGGGCAGCCATGCTCTCCCGGTAG
- a CDS encoding hemerythrin domain-containing protein — protein sequence MNATQTPGELVRERPGRARVLDRIGILYNCEAEGSLADACRQNGLMLDHILGLLAASDKAEPLDGGRDWTGASMGELVDNIIAEHHDYLREELPRLSRLLGKLAANHADQDPNLPEVETVFTGLRQELELHLAKEEQVLFPIIRQIEAGNARAASHCGSVRNPIFVMEREHVGAKEALAKLSRLTNAYTAPEWACTTHVAVIESLGHLDNDLNRHIYKEDVVLFPKAIATEAAA from the coding sequence ATGAATGCAACCCAAACACCCGGCGAATTGGTCCGGGAGCGGCCCGGACGCGCTCGCGTGCTGGACAGAATCGGAATCCTCTACAACTGTGAGGCCGAAGGCTCGCTCGCAGATGCGTGTCGCCAGAACGGCCTCATGCTGGACCATATATTGGGCCTGCTGGCCGCGTCCGACAAGGCTGAGCCGCTGGATGGAGGGCGCGACTGGACAGGCGCCTCGATGGGTGAACTCGTGGACAACATCATCGCCGAGCACCACGATTATCTCCGCGAGGAACTGCCGCGGCTGAGCCGCCTCCTCGGCAAGCTGGCCGCCAACCACGCGGATCAGGACCCAAACCTGCCCGAGGTGGAGACGGTGTTCACGGGGCTTCGTCAGGAACTGGAACTCCATCTGGCGAAGGAGGAGCAGGTGTTGTTCCCGATCATCCGCCAGATTGAAGCGGGAAATGCTCGAGCCGCATCGCATTGTGGGAGCGTACGGAACCCGATCTTCGTGATGGAGCGCGAACACGTCGGCGCCAAAGAGGCCCTCGCCAAATTGAGCCGGCTCACCAACGCCTACACTGCTCCGGAGTGGGCGTGCACTACACACGTCGCGGTGATCGAGAGCCTGGGGCACCTGGACAACGATCTGAACCGCCACATCTACAAGGAAGACGTGGTCCTCTTCCCGAAGGCCATCGCCACGGAGGCGGCAGCCTGA
- a CDS encoding Rrf2 family transcriptional regulator, producing the protein MISQTAEYALRAIVMLADSDGAPQTTHRIAAATKVPADYLSKVLQSLGRAGIITSHRGMGGGSVLARPASEISVYDVVQAVDPIARIQSCPLGLVNHGKLLCPLHRRIDNAIGSMESAFRSTSIHELLAEPAESHPLCGVEV; encoded by the coding sequence ATGATCTCACAAACCGCGGAGTACGCCCTGAGGGCGATAGTGATGTTAGCGGACAGCGATGGCGCGCCCCAGACGACGCATCGCATTGCGGCCGCGACCAAGGTGCCGGCAGACTACCTGTCCAAAGTGCTGCAGAGCCTCGGGCGGGCCGGCATCATCACGTCGCATCGGGGAATGGGGGGCGGATCCGTGCTGGCCCGTCCGGCTTCGGAGATCAGCGTCTACGACGTTGTGCAGGCTGTGGACCCCATCGCGCGCATCCAATCCTGTCCGCTGGGACTGGTGAATCACGGCAAGCTACTCTGCCCGCTCCATCGCCGAATCGATAATGCCATCGGGTCCATGGAAAGCGCGTTCCGCTCAACATCCATCCACGAACTCCTCGCCGAGCCCGCGGAATCGCATCCCCTCTGCGGTGTGGAGGTGTAG
- a CDS encoding nitric-oxide reductase large subunit, whose translation MQYRRLWIGMAVVILGSFAVLGWFGREIYQQAPPIPSRVVTTDGTTLFTQQQIEDGQNVWQSTGGQEIGTVWGHGAYVAPDWTADFVHREATYILDKLAVAHSGKPYADLDMPTQDMLKAQLREEVRTNTFNPATGVITVSPMRAEAIRAVGEHYADLWGTAPDLQKLRDADALPPGIIKTPERMAAMNAFFFWASWACSTNRPGQAITYTNNWPGEPLIGNGPTPAILVWSVVSVVFLLAGIGVLTWYYAALRRRETGAETDVPATDPLTGLKATPSMKATLWYFWVVAALILVQIGLGVVTAHYGVEGNSFYGFPLSKFLPYAVTRSWHLQLGIFWIATAWLATGLFVAPAVSGYEPKFQKAGVVFLLVALVAIVVGSMAGEWLGVMQKLGYTANFWFGHQGYEYIDLGKFWQAFLLVGLFIWLALVTRALAPAFKKNPEDRSLLGLFLISSLAIAGFYGAALMIGKHTNLAIAEYWRWWVVHLWVEGFFEVFATVVIAFLFTRMGLLRTLTATSAVLFSTIVYLAGGIIGTFHHLYFTGTPTAVLALGASFSALEVVPLALIGIEGYENLTMSRVRPWVANYKWPIYFFVAVAFWNLVGAGLFGFLINPPIALYYMQGLNTTPVHGHTALFGVYGMLGIGLMLFCLRGLTSTRPWKTGVLSFAFWAINIGLALMVLLSLLPVGLLQTWASVEHGMWYARSAEFLQTPLMAHLRWMRVFGDVTFSLGAVALGWFVAGLKTGWSLEPENTERDRELAVR comes from the coding sequence ATGCAGTACAGACGGTTGTGGATCGGGATGGCCGTGGTCATTCTGGGGTCGTTCGCGGTGCTGGGCTGGTTTGGGCGCGAGATTTACCAGCAGGCGCCCCCTATCCCCTCTCGCGTGGTGACTACGGACGGCACGACGCTCTTCACGCAGCAGCAGATCGAGGATGGTCAAAATGTGTGGCAGTCCACCGGAGGTCAGGAGATCGGCACGGTGTGGGGACACGGTGCGTACGTGGCGCCGGACTGGACGGCGGATTTCGTTCATCGCGAAGCGACGTACATCCTGGACAAATTGGCCGTGGCCCATTCCGGCAAGCCGTATGCGGATCTCGACATGCCCACGCAGGATATGCTGAAGGCGCAACTCCGCGAGGAAGTGCGCACCAACACGTTCAACCCGGCAACCGGCGTCATCACGGTATCCCCGATGCGCGCCGAGGCTATCCGGGCCGTCGGCGAGCACTACGCGGACCTCTGGGGTACGGCCCCCGACCTCCAGAAACTGCGCGACGCCGACGCCCTGCCGCCCGGGATCATCAAGACGCCGGAGCGCATGGCGGCCATGAATGCATTCTTCTTCTGGGCCTCCTGGGCCTGCTCCACCAACCGGCCTGGCCAGGCGATCACCTACACCAACAACTGGCCGGGTGAACCCCTCATCGGCAACGGGCCCACCCCCGCGATCCTGGTATGGTCCGTCGTCAGCGTTGTATTTCTTCTCGCCGGCATCGGTGTGCTGACGTGGTACTACGCCGCGCTCCGCCGGCGCGAAACGGGCGCAGAGACGGACGTACCGGCCACCGATCCGCTCACCGGCCTGAAGGCCACGCCCAGCATGAAAGCCACGCTATGGTATTTCTGGGTGGTGGCGGCGCTCATTCTGGTCCAGATCGGCCTCGGCGTCGTCACGGCACATTATGGCGTGGAGGGCAATTCGTTCTACGGATTCCCGCTGTCCAAGTTCCTCCCCTACGCGGTGACGCGCTCCTGGCACCTCCAGCTTGGCATCTTCTGGATCGCCACGGCCTGGCTGGCCACGGGGTTGTTCGTCGCTCCCGCCGTCTCCGGGTATGAACCCAAGTTCCAGAAGGCAGGCGTTGTCTTCCTCCTGGTGGCGCTGGTCGCCATCGTTGTTGGCTCCATGGCGGGTGAGTGGCTCGGCGTGATGCAGAAACTCGGCTACACCGCCAATTTCTGGTTCGGCCATCAGGGCTACGAATATATCGACCTTGGCAAATTCTGGCAGGCGTTCCTCCTTGTCGGGCTTTTCATCTGGCTCGCCCTGGTGACACGTGCGCTGGCGCCGGCATTCAAGAAGAACCCGGAGGACCGATCGCTGCTGGGCCTCTTCCTCATCTCGTCCCTCGCCATCGCGGGCTTCTATGGCGCGGCTCTGATGATCGGCAAGCATACGAACCTGGCCATCGCGGAATACTGGCGCTGGTGGGTGGTCCACCTGTGGGTTGAAGGCTTCTTCGAGGTATTCGCCACAGTGGTCATCGCCTTCCTCTTCACACGAATGGGCCTGCTTCGCACCCTCACGGCCACGTCTGCCGTCCTGTTCAGCACCATCGTCTATCTCGCCGGCGGCATCATCGGCACGTTCCATCACCTGTATTTCACAGGCACGCCGACCGCCGTGCTCGCCCTGGGCGCCTCGTTCAGCGCTCTGGAAGTCGTTCCCCTCGCGCTGATCGGTATTGAGGGCTATGAGAACCTGACGATGAGCCGCGTGCGTCCGTGGGTGGCCAATTATAAGTGGCCGATCTACTTCTTCGTCGCGGTTGCGTTCTGGAACCTGGTCGGCGCGGGCCTGTTCGGCTTCCTCATCAACCCACCCATCGCGCTGTACTACATGCAGGGGCTCAACACCACACCCGTGCACGGCCACACGGCCCTGTTCGGGGTCTACGGAATGCTCGGCATAGGGCTGATGTTGTTCTGCCTGAGGGGGCTCACCAGCACGCGCCCCTGGAAGACCGGTGTGCTCTCCTTCGCGTTCTGGGCGATCAACATCGGGCTGGCCCTGATGGTTCTGCTCAGCCTGCTGCCGGTGGGCCTTCTGCAAACGTGGGCGAGTGTTGAACACGGGATGTGGTATGCGCGAAGCGCGGAATTCCTGCAGACGCCACTAATGGCGCATCTGCGTTGGATGCGCGTGTTCGGCGACGTAACCTTCAGCCTGGGGGCCGTTGCCCTCGGCTGGTTCGTCGCGGGTTTGAAAACGGGATGGTCGTTGGAGCCGGAAAATACTGAACGGGACCGCGAATTGGCGGTCCGCTAG
- a CDS encoding hemerythrin domain-containing protein: MQIGEVKPMANFETPLALLSDCHRRVEKFLGVIETVATEGRGRELSAEYRAGLETALRYFQQAAPLHTQDEEASLFPRMREVGGNDVVEALVKLDGLEADHRAAEPLHEEVDVLGRKWLDEGTLPPEDTGRLVEAITRLRSMYASHIALEDTFVFPLAGRVLDEESLSSVGREMADRRGIPTVVTPGFSRCAERRNTTS; the protein is encoded by the coding sequence ATGCAGATTGGTGAAGTGAAACCGATGGCCAATTTCGAGACGCCGCTGGCGCTGTTGAGCGACTGCCACCGTCGCGTAGAGAAGTTCCTCGGCGTGATAGAGACCGTTGCGACGGAAGGACGGGGTCGCGAACTGAGCGCCGAGTACCGCGCCGGCCTCGAAACCGCCCTCCGCTATTTCCAGCAGGCGGCGCCGCTCCATACCCAGGACGAGGAAGCCTCGCTGTTCCCGCGGATGCGGGAGGTCGGTGGTAACGACGTTGTGGAAGCCCTCGTCAAATTGGACGGCCTGGAGGCGGACCATCGCGCCGCGGAGCCACTGCACGAAGAGGTCGACGTGCTCGGCCGCAAATGGCTTGATGAGGGAACCCTGCCGCCGGAGGATACCGGACGCCTGGTGGAGGCCATCACACGTCTGCGCTCCATGTACGCGAGCCACATCGCCCTTGAGGACACGTTTGTATTCCCTCTGGCGGGCCGGGTCCTGGATGAGGAAAGCCTCTCCAGCGTCGGTCGCGAGATGGCGGACCGCCGCGGCATCCCGACAGTCGTTACGCCGGGCTTCAGCCGCTGCGCGGAAAGGCGAAACACCACTTCCTGA